One Solanum lycopersicum chromosome 2, SLM_r2.1 genomic region harbors:
- the LOC101267952 gene encoding uncharacterized protein: protein MKQNSTSLRNSGLYTSPATPEYGDNNVRGFQKGWSSERVPLPTNSGRRHISTTALMPFNSGRTVPSKWDDAERWITSPVSSYGVWRTPNAQTYRGPKSKSGPLGPPGLMYLPNYSPSMPVLESGGISNFIANSPFTTGVLVPDGVSIHYGAGEYAQNSMARATSAPGLSDLFSESSVPSSPDDVTKEPDSISFAVLRRDMATQMSSDDSTHTSPQERSSSIPPGVEQSRQHSTKVEIRDVQVDKGDPILGLSRKSRVRKPKKQLPDISSPISTWDVVDGTKSMTKSQREEARIAAWENLQKAKAEAEIQKLEMKLEKRRSASMDKILNKLRHAQVKAQNMRRATSESQPRRDSHRIIPFREYFKITSFSSCFVCRIP from the exons ATGAAGCAGAATTCTACTTCCTTGAGGAATTCGGGTTTATATACAAGCCCAGCAACACCAGAATATGGAGATAATAATGTTAGAGGATTTCAGAAGGGATGGAGTTCTGAACGAGTCCCGTTGCCGACTAACAGCGGCAGGAGGCATATTAGTACTACTGCATTGATGCCTTTCAATAGTGGAAGGACAGTGCCTTCAAAATGGGATGATGCTGAAAGGTGGATTACTAGCCCAGTGTCAAGTTATGGTGTTTGGAGGACTCCAAACGCACAAACCTACAGGGGCCCCAAGTCTAAAAGTGGACCTCTTGGGCCACCTGGCCTAATGTATTTACCGAACTATTCGCCCTCTATGCCAGTCCTTGAAAGTGGAGGTATAAGTAACTTCATTGCAAATTCACCATTTACAACTGGTGTACTGGTGCCTGATGGGGTATCCATTCATTATGGTGCTGGTGAATATGCTCAGAATAGTATGGCTCGAGCAACCAGTGCTCCCGGTCTGTCAGATTTGTTCAGTGAATCTTCAGTACCAAGCTCTCCAG ATGATGTCACAAAGGAGCCAGATTCTATTTCCTTTGCAGTTTTGAGGAGAGACATGGCAACACAAATGAGCTCTGATGACAGTACACATACATCTCCCCAGGAAAGGTCATCTTCAATCCCTCCTGGAGTGGAGCAGAGCAGGCAGCATTCCACTAAAGTCGAGATTAGAGACGTGCAGGTTGACAAAGGAGACCCAATTTTAGGGCTATCTCGGAAAAGCCGGGTGAGGAAACCCAAGAAACAATTACCAGACATAAGTTCGCCTATCTCAACGTGGGATGTTGTAGATGGAACAAAGAGTATGACAAA GTCGCAAAGAGAGGAAGCCAGGATCGCTGCTTGGGAGAACTTGCAGAAGGCCAAAGCAGAAGCAGAAATCCAAAAGCTTGAG ATGAAACTAGAAAAGAGGAGGTCAGCATCCATGGATAAGATTCTGAACAAGCTTAGACACGCTCAGGTGAAGGCCCAAAATATGAGACGTGCAACTTCGGAGAGTCAGCCTAGAAGGGATTCCCACAGAATCATTCCATTTCGGGAGTATTTCAAGATTACATCATTTAGCAGTTGCTTTGTTTGCCGTATCCCTTGA